In Haliotis asinina isolate JCU_RB_2024 chromosome 16, JCU_Hal_asi_v2, whole genome shotgun sequence, the following are encoded in one genomic region:
- the LOC137267772 gene encoding transcriptional regulator QRICH1-like, with protein MEVRKESGENYPPKTLRQLVLLIQMKLVNLGRNVQFLSDPVYTKLKNTLDNVMKVRASEGLGMLPRQADVITVNQEQVLWEKGIVGDSSPQTLLDTMLYLIGLNFALRSGVEHRTLTVEQLEIGENDQGEFIRYHEKVSKCNQRGLKDYHVAPKSVTAYASDVSHRCIVQLYRKYLGLRPIDAPTVLYLRPLSKPRPDRWYSVSPVGEHTLSKTVSRLCAAAGFSGFYTNHSLRATSATRLFRSGVDEQLIAKTTGHRSNAIRNYKRICTEQEATLSRIVQRKPRKRKSETATMSSSSCEKS; from the exons ATGGAAGTGAGAAAGGAGAGCGGCGAAAACTATCCCCCCAAAACTTTACGACAGTTGGTGTTGCTTATTCAAATGAAGTTGGTGAATTTGGGAAGAAATGTGCAGTTCTTATCTGACCCGGTTTacacaaaactgaaaaacacaCTGGACAACGTCATGAAAGTGAGGGCAAGCGAAGGCCTTGGAATGCTTCCAAGACAGGCAGATGTCATCACTGTGAATCAGGAGCAAGTACTGTGGGAGAAAGGTATTGTTGGCGATTCATCTCCGCAGACACTGCTTGATACTATGTTATATTTGATTGGCCTCAACTTTGCTTTACGCAGTGGCGTTGAACACAGAACTTTGACAGTTGAACAACTTGAAATTGGAGAAAATGACCAGGGTGAATTCATACGCTACCATGAAAAGGTCAGTAAATGTAATCAGCGTGGTTTGAAGGACTACCATGTTGCACCCAAAAGTGTTACTGCGTATGCTAGTGATGTATCTCATAGGTGCATCGTCCAACTGTACCGGAAGTACCTTGGTCTTCGCCCTATTGATGCTCCTACAGTTTTATACTTACGTCCACTAAGTAAACCCAGGCCTGATCGATGGTATTCAGTGTCGCCCGTAGGAGAGCACACACTGAGTAAAACTGTATCCAGATTGTGCGCTGCTGCCGGATTCAGTG GTTTCTACACAAATCACTCGTTGAGAGCGACGTCTGCGACGCGGCTGTTTCGCTCAGGTGTAGATGAGCAGTTGATTGCAAAAACAACTGGTCACAGGAGTAACGCCATTCGCAACTACAAGCGTATCTGTACTGAACAAGAGGCGACTCTGAGCAGGATAGTGCAAAGGAAACCAAGAAAGCGAAAAAGTGAAACGGCAACCATGTCATCAAGTTCCTGCGAGAAATCCTAA
- the LOC137267880 gene encoding arylsulfatase B-like gives MDNTIMATTATALILVSLIGGAVSQRPNIVFIVADDLGWNDVGFRNSEMLTPNIDKMAREGVILDRHYVQPLCSPSRSAFMSGVYPFKSGLQHDVIQAGQSVCLPLNYTIIPQELQRLGYATHMVGKWHLGFCDWACTPTFRGFDSFFGYYNSEEDYYMHNMSGFLDFRDNQEAEWDYEGQYSAWVFTQRIVDIISTHNMDQPLFLYLPYQNVHFPTEVPKIYEDKFPHVVNTGRRIFDGMVNALDEAIGNVTDALKKKGLYDNTLFLLTADNGGEIFSHGNNWPLRGGKHSLWEGGTRVTALMAGAGLQKTGYTYDGMIHAVDWLPTLVSAAGGTPVTDRDGIDLWDSIRNGLPSKRTEFIYNLDDLIIPKEGQAGIRMGDYKLLMGFPGTQDGWHRPMNNTEDDIYETTVYNLNPDKLQLFNVMDDPTERHDLTSKLPDVVAKLKARLLEYKKQMVAPNYPATNPNSDPRKYGNAWTPGWCKL, from the exons ATGGACAACACTATCATGGCGACAACGGCAACGGCCCTCATCCTCGTCTCCCTCATTGGCGGCGCCGTCTCACAGCGTCCAAATATTGTATTCATCGTTGCAGATGATCTAG GCTGGAATGATGTTGGTTTTCGGAATAGCGAGATGTTGACGCCTAACATTGACAAAATGGCACGAGAAGGCGTGATACTGGACAGACACTACGTGCAGCCCTTATGTAGTCC ATCCCGAAGTGCCTTTATGTCAGGGGTCTATCCATTCAAATCTGGCCTTCAG CATGATGTCATACAAGCTGGACAGTCTGTATGCTTGCCACTAAACTACACCATCATTCCCCAAGAGCTGCAGAGACTGGGATACGCCACACACATGGTGGGCAA GTGGCACCTGGGGTTCTGTGACTGGGCTTGCACACCAACCTTCCGGGGCTTCGACTCATTCTTCGGCTACTATAACTCAGAGGAAGACTATTACATGCATAATATGT CCGGGTTTCTAGACTTCAGGGACAATCAAGAAGCTGAATGGGATTACGAGGGACAGTATTCCGCG TGGGTGTTCACACAGAGAATCGTCGACATCATAAGCACACACAACATGGACCAGCCGCTGTTCCTCTATCTCCCCTACCAGAACGTCCACTTCCCGACAGAG GTTCCCAAGATATATGAAGACAAGTTCCCCCATGTTGTGAATACAGGAAGACGTATCTTCGACG GGATGGTGAACGCCCTTGATGAAGCTATAGGGAACGTGACCGACGCCTTGAAGAAGAAAGGACTGTACGACAACACGTTGTTCCTGCTTACAGCTGAT AACGGAGGGGAGATATTCAGTCACGGCAACAACTGGCCCCTGAGAGGAGGCAAACACTCTCTGTGGGAGGGGGGTACGAGAGTGACGGCGTTAATGGCTGGGGCGGGACTCCAGAAGACAGGCTACACCTACGATGG AATGATCCACGCTGTAGACTGGCTGCCGACTTTGGTTTCCGCAGCAGGGGGAACACCGG TGACCGACAGAGATGGAATAGATCTGTGGGACTCTATCAGGAATGGCCTCCCGTCAAAGAGAACCGAGTTCATCTACAATCTGGACGACCTTATCATACCGAAGGAAGGCCAGGCCGGCATTAG gatGGGTGATTACAAGCTGCTAATGGGTTTCCCTGGAACACAAGATGGCTGGCATCGACCTATGAACAACACCGAAGATGATATTTATGAaacaacagtatataatctcaACCCAGATAAATTGCAACTTTTTAATGTGATGG ACGACCCCACAGAAAGACATGACCTCACCTCCAAGCTGCCAGATGTTGTCGCCAAGCTAAAGGCTCGACTTCTGGAATACAAGAAACAGATGGTTGCCCCTAACTACCCTGCTACGAACCCTAACAGCGATCCCAGAAAATACGGCAACGCGTGGACACCAGGATGGTGCAAACTGTGA